ttttgtgtttgttcatttctgctGAAtgggacagacagcagacaaacTGAGCACCGTGTGATGGAAAACTGTCAGAAATAACTCTAAAAGCCaatggctccatctagtggacacAAACACCAGCTGATGGATTATCCTGGAAGTCTGTTCAGTAAATACAGACTGCAGTATGGAAAGATGTTAGAGAGGCTCAGTTAAACTTTGTTAACATCGCCTTCTCCCAGCAGGTCTCCTAATATaatatatctatataatatCATTAAATCTCCTCTCCAGGGTCTCCCTCCCTGCTCAGTCTCCCCCGGCGGCCGGTCACGTAGTCGGCCCGCAGCAGCTTGCTGGTTACCTGCAGAGAGCTCTGAGGGCCGGCCCAAAGAACGTGGTGCTGTTCCTGCAGGataaggtacacacacacacacacacacacacacacacacacacacacacacacacacacacacagtttctagTTTCTTGGGTTTAAttgttgagtgtgtgtttgtgtttctccccAGATGAGTGTGGAGGACTTCACGCTGTACGGAGGAGCTTTTGGAAACAAACAGGACAGCGTTTTCCCAAATCTGGAGGTAATGTTCTAAAATCATAAACAGAGGAACACTAAGCGTCTTTGTCTCTCAGGATGCTCTGATGTCCTCTAGAGTTATTCTCTAACAGATGCTTGTCTCTCAGGATGCTCTGATGTCTAGAGTTATTCTCTAACAGATGTTTGTCTCTGCAGGACGCTCTGATGTCCTCATCCTCCCCCCTGGTGTTAGCGTCCGTGTCCTGGCCGGCCTCCAGCGCTGTGATTGGCCAGCTGCAGGACCAGTTGGAGACGTCCCCTCTGTACATGGACCCTGAGACTCTGAGCCAGCTGAGACTCAACGCTTCCTCGCCGGCGCTGCTGGTGTTCAGGCTGCCGTACGGCGGCGGGTACGTACTCACCCTAATCCTAACCCGACGCTTCGTAGATCCTTGCACGTAAAGCCCAACCACAGCTCACAGGGCTTAAAGTATTCCGGCACCGTGCCGGATCTCCGGCGTGCGGccgtgaggaaaaaaaacaaaaaacttgcAATGCGGTTTAATAAAATAGGGCGGGTCTTTGCTGGAAAGCGAGAGTGCGGTGTGGTCACCGGTGTGGTAACCGGTAACGCGGCTAAAAAAATGGAGGCAAAGTTGGTCAAACTTGGAGTGTGTAGatacagctttagttgagaaaggagttaaaaacaaatggcgctgggcgtgaatagaggacaagaggagACGGGTggagatatatattatatattatatattatatatgtctatggagGAGACGGGAAGCTGTTCAGCACGGTGCCTCAGACTGAGGGAGCAGGCTGCTTCTGCAGTGCATGTTGAAGGAAGACCCTGTACGACAGCAGCGGTAAGACAGGGCTGCTAGTCACAAAGCTTCGGTCCGTGCACTCTGTCATACGAGTACGTTACCGGCAACGACGGCTACCGCTGAGACTGCTCCTTCACTGACCCACCGTGTTTGTTGATATAAACAATACGTGTGCACGTTCATAGAGGAACATGATTAGTCATTAACGATGGCCACTGTGTAAAGctatctgaagcccaaactgcccTGACAAAGCTGTCTGTGTGGAATCAGCATGGCAGGTATTTAAACATCACGGCCTCGTCCCAGAGTTTAGACGTCTAGATATATGAAAAGATAAACTATGCCACGTTtttaagaaatgtaaataaagcagctaatatcaacatggacaaaatcatgaatgtactaattGTATTTTTTGATAATGACCTGGCCAAAGATACACAACATGTAGAAAGTTTagttttcacaatgattcattgtaggattatgatattattgcaatatgtaaatctacattgactcttaatttaacatatggttggaagaagtcaaaattgatccaaaactttttacttcttaaaaatagggctgtcaaacgataattttttttaatcgcgattaatcgctgaagttctgtggttaatcgcgattaatcgcatattttatcacatgattaaaattctattattttgcatttcagaacagtttttaagtccatattaacaatgggaagccattcttaccagtggatcttgattaggaatcaaatgaatgcaaagaaagttactttatgaacttgactttaagatttgtatttgtttattatttatttactgtaaacaaaagaaaaatgtgtgaatctgtcattattgcacaattcctacaagtacctaactaaaaaactaaaaatccctctcCTTACTAGAGTccatatagtgtttagtaactcctaaataatgttgattcctcactgacgtccagtgatcaccggttaatgagacagagtttggactctgcagctgttccagtgtggctgctttcttatgaaggtaaatatggtgcaaaaagggagagcttgtagaatacaatatgagaacttgcagaacaaaaaatctgaacttgtatgttaaaatttgcacttgtaaaaataaaatttgcacttgtaaaaaatattcacacacatgtgatctgaatttgaagtcatacaaaaaaaaaaacatgagagcttgtaaaaaaaatctgaacttgtaagttgaaatttgcacttgtagaaaatgttcacacacctgtattctgaatgtgaagttacaaaaaaaatattcacaaatgtgtagattgatatttacatgaacacaatgacagctgcaaacttataatgcaacatttactcgtatacttttttttttactctggttcattttccatcacaaccacaactcagtgattacaacctctcgaatctgtcactgcaacttcacatatgtgctctctcgcatcacaaagtggccaatctgcgcacctcgactttcacaacactcttgacgatacatttggtgcaaaactaatttgtacctgtggacttaggctgtggagctctgagctaacagaacgggaaaatcagggtttctatcgcctgatgagggacaactctgtctggcttatttatgtagcatggaaacttggtggaatagcatgctagcgttagctaactagcagccagcccgcttctaaataaataccttttaattatctaaacactttttaacagtcaaactaaaacactggcggtgagctccacggcctgcagctgcagacggaccgtcatcagtggggatcgaccagcgtagcaacactgcttttgccagaaagcttcgctgccgacctcgacctgcagtcggagctccagcgggacacggagagccccacatccggtagcagcggcccatcccccggccatgaccagagcttgctttgctgatgttgtgcatccctgctaagaattgcacccgcttgggcagaaacaataatttctgcagaattcattgctgccgaaaattgcatctaggtagcaaggaaatgctactacagagtctgataaaatgATCAgatgatgtctctaaaccttctaaaatcctaatcattaatgatgaacatgacaaagagatttactattgcctagtttttaaacagtactttgccttataaaatcattatttcccctagtggatgcaattctcggcagggatgcgaaacttggcacctgttccccactgatgacggtccgtctgcggctgcaggccgtggagctcaccgccagtgttttagtttgactgttaaaaatgtttagacaattaaaaggtatttatttagaagcgggctggctgctagttagctagctaacgctagcatgctattccaccaagtttccatgctacataaataagccagacagagttgtccctcatctggcgatagaaaccctgattttcccatagactgtatataagaaggcttttcccgttctgttagctcagagctccacagcctaagtccacaggtacaaattagttttgcaccaaatgtatcgtcaagagtgttgtgaaagtcgaggtgcgcagattcgccactttgtgatgcgagagagctcatatgtgaagttgcagtgacagattcgagaggttgtaatcactgagttgtggttgtgatggaaaattaaccagaataaaaaaaaaagtatacgagtaaatgttgcattataagtttgcagctgtcattgtgttcatgtaaatatcaatctacacatttgtgaatattttttctgtaacttcacattcagaatacaggtgtgtgaacattttctacaagtgcaaatttcaatttacaagttcagattttttttacaaactctcatgttttttttctttgtatgacttcaaattcagatcacatgtgtgtgaatattttttacaagtgcaaattttatttttacaagtgcaaattttatttttacaagtgcaaattttaacatacaagttcagattttttgttctgcaagttctcacattgtattctacaagctctccctttttgcaccatatttaccttcatactttctccgtgtcatacaggctgtgtgtccgtgaaaactactgtccccctcgacgacaacgagacaggtcagaacacgccaaccgtagtacgtctttaagacccgagtcctctaccatgctgacaggtctgcagttagttgccacccacttcgtaagagctgtagtaatttttttggatttggtttcatccacaggtcggcaagtagcactctccaaaatactgctttacctgagtgggtagcatgctagtgggtagcatcaacctgagtcccGTTAATTAGCTCCGTAGCTGGTAGCTCCAGCTTGACGTGCTtaggtgatattttaattcggctttacataACGTGTATGTGGCtttgacttgtctacgagccgtctgggagtttctgaaaataaaaagctccattcagagttattgctgctgtgtttctccatcatgctgcagcagcagcagcaggatgtgttaggaggaagtggcagcttgatgagaagtaacggtgctgcaaagggtcaaaatagtagcctgttaggaccACACCAAGCCCAGTGGAGTGGAacagaaattaataaatgccggcatgcgattaatgcgatttaaaaaaaatcaggctcaggattttttttcactttaagccCTGAAGCTCAACAACACATAATCAGAGAGGAAAATAATAACTGAACACTGATTAAAGATGGAGTCTGGACACATCTCCTCGCGGCTCGCTGGCTGTCGTTCTGTTTGTTCAGATGGGTAAACTCAGCTGCTTTAAAAACGGAAACACACAAAACCAAAGGACTCTGTTCTGCTGCTCACAGGTCAGGAagcatggagagagagagtggagaggTCTGGACGGCTTTCTCCACCTTAAGATAGAAATACAGCATCTACCCAGAGCTGTGAAGATGTGAAGCGCTCTGTTTCTGCACTTTGTGTGTCAGCTTGTGTCAAATGAAGAATACTACGTGACTGATGACGTCTGAAGCTTCAGAAACAGATGTAttcatatgtttatatatatacagtatattagggctgggcgatatgacctaaaaataaaatcccagatttttttcccaaaaaatccgatttaagatttaaatcgatttttttctccccctacttaaaatcaatctgcagatgacaaagaaattgttcaaaacatggggcatgtataccattatgattattcatgccaattttgtggaaatataaattggtttgagtgttttccctttttttggatgggggggggggtgctatatattcaacaacacacaaacggatgcgtgagataaagctgttttcacacatacaggtaattcacttctcgttcctcgctaaaagttcaaatcattttaacgttattgcgcaaccttgcccctatttccacctgttgctgagtaacgtacgttaacatcccatggtctcttgaatgtagcatacctgtagctAGCTCCTAGTAGTAACTAGCGGTAAAaaacaaacgtcgaagaggagctccgtgctacagagcggcgactgctagttgtttaagccgctacagacctccgtcatattttcatttaaacaaatcgacgttaactacacattcgagttaatcgataaaatcaatttatcgcccagccctacagtATATAAATTATAACAGATTCATTCAGTTCGACACTTCTGACAGTTTGGCAGTtcaacttgtaaaaaaaaatacggGATATACACAAGATTATTTCCACCGGGCTAATTTAATCACATTGTGActcatataaaatatatatacgaTATCAAATTTTTAATAATACGCATGCTTGTTGGACTTTTACTGCACAAATATGAGACTGAATCCATTAAAAACTGCGTGCTGTATCGTTTACGAACCACCAGATGGCACTGCCCCCCCCTTGATTATACATGTACAAcaacttcctcctcctccttcccagTTTCTCAtgttgtctcctctctctctcagttctgATTTGATGTCTGCCAAAGAGATTCTCAGTGGAAACGGTGAGTCGTCTTTAACTTAATGACTCAGCTCATGTTAACATGTTAAACCATCCAGGATTACTTTTGGTCTCCTCATTTATTCAGGTTTTTCTGtgtatgtttttaatttcagaTTTCAGATTTGTTTTACTGAAAGATGGTCAATGTGCAGTTCATTTATAATCTGTAAACATTTGCATTTGTGCATGAGAAAATATACAAGAattataaaaagtaaaacatacaCGTGTACAGATTcatgacaaatatatatatatatatatatatatatacagagacactgatacagatatacagagatgGTGTATCAGACGAGCTGTTTGGTTGCTGTGTTTCAGACGAGCTGATTGGTCAGGTGTTGAGCACCATGAAGACGCAGTCCGTCCCGTACACGGCCATCTACACGGCGCTGCAGCCCTCCAGGGtcagtctctgtctctggcAATGTTCACATCTTTATCAGGAGGGTGTTTAATGATTAATGATCTAACTGTCTCTCTGAGCTGTCTGTCTGATCTatagctctgtctgtctgtcggtctctctgtctgtgtgtatgtctgtctgtctgtctctctgtctgtctgtgtctctgtctgtctgtatctctgtctgtgtgtgtgtccccagGAGGTGGTGTCTCTCTCGATGGACAGCGGTCTGGGTGGAGGACGCTCCCTCCTGCAGGCCCGAGGACAtcgggagagggagagagaacggGAGAGGCAGCGGAAGATGAAGGAGAAGGCTCAGATCTACGCTCCCGTGGAGTTTAAGGTGGAACCACTTAACGTCTTCTGTTTTATTAGTCTTGaggcgagacacggcaggcaaaaacatcgtttttttttcactggtcaattttgagattttaggctatttgtcttcaataacatgtcttctttcagacttgtggtgaaaaaaagttaaaaatacacatttaggtctttattttactacagtttgtctgtttgcatctgaagatttctcctaaattcaacaaaagttggcgttctaaatcatccCACTGCTCTgcgatcgctgtctgcaccctgtcatgacatataccgttggaaagctctctttctcctgtacaatgctgtcggatccaaatatggtcatttcctttttatcagcaaccaatcgttaaagtaaaaggggggatttaactctaaatgcgcaatctcattggctgatgccaatttctgacaacgtgattcgttcagaatCGTCACGTGACCGGCTCTGACATTTCTGCGGTAGTTCAGAATGTCAAAAGAAATGCGTCAAACGGTTGAAAATCaccccagagaagaagaaaacagttgtcattagcaagaagacacaggggatcacaaactaagacagcagatgatgaaatgacatcacatagtacgtcgatgtttaaactgtcgttcagaaaacaggagttTTACAGCGGCGGTAATCAAactgcctctctctctttctctctctctctctctctctctctctctctctctctctctccaaccaaGTAGTTTACAGCAATtcatagcctacatgtcatatattaaatatgtaGGTGTCACATATATACTATTGTAATATAATTCCTCTACAATACTAAACAGATCTGTAATTGTGGGGTCCTAAGTGGTTGTGAGACCCTCAGATCCATATGTAGCTGTCATtggagctgctgtcacctctcctaggagaacttCCAGCTTCTTTTCTGGTGTTAGCATTTTTTAGCTATTTTACCAAGGTGTAAAactcttagtgaagatagtttttcccagtggaggaggaagtgcatctctgtctgtctgacccagtaggtggtcactgagcctgtatttagtTAGGATCCATCTCTTCTTCGTATCTTTGACAGTGTTCAGATACTCTGTCAAATAacaatttagtctactttgtttgctttctccaatgttctaaatattggtcttttgaatgattCATAAGCAGCTCATCCCTGTGTATTACCGGATGTCCAGTGACAGTGCAGCATGGAGGCACTCAGAATGCCAACGCATGCCTCAACTCGGTCATATGTCCAAAAACAGTCTTTGTGGGGAAAAGCAGGGTTGAGGCTGCAGTCAGTATGGTGATTTCTACATTCAATGAGGGTGCCTCTGCCATGCTGGCTGTGATGGAGAAattgtggcttcagagcacagCCTGTCAATGCAATGAAAGATGACGCCATGGTTAGGATCTCAAAAGCCAATAGTGTCCATTCCACCAGCGCATAGCGGAGCCGTAAAAGTGTAAAGACACCagcaggagatggaggagggcCCTACATATGGTGTTGGCATGGATGTGTGGACTGTAAACTAACTTGGGGGAACTAGGCTGTGTAATGGTTGTGTTCTGTCAGTTCGTAGTTTATGATGTAATGGTCTTCAGTTGAAGGCCATGTTGACCTGTTGTTTTGGATGTTATCATCAGTGATGGATGAAGCAATAATGAGTTTAGGATGTTAAACAGTGTGATACATGGATCTTACTTGGACCTAAAGGGATATGTGTCTGTAATTCATGGCTTAAAATAGAAATTAGTGGAATGTTGCTATAAAAATCTTTAAAGCCCGTTTTGTCAAAATGACTTTTCTCTCAGACTCCAAGTCtgaaatctccacttcagtaggacctttatacaccaaaccttcCAGTACTGTACCTGGTTATATTATGAAGtcatttacagagggatttataaatatattattccTAGCCtgatttatataatattttattccAAAAAACATGGCGGAAATTGATTTTTTAAGGCTATTGACAGTATATTCTGATTTACAGGATAACAAAAGTAGATATCCataaatccctctgtaatttttTTCCCATCTAATATGTGAAcacaatgaaaaaagaattttgaacctggctttatccaatACTCAGATTTCGTTTTTTAGAATATATGCAAATTAGCGCATATTTAATTAgataatgcctaatttgcatatttaaacattaaattacagaaaacttgtaatacatgtttttctcatattaatgtcagtaatcaactgggagagtttcatggtgatatatGCTAGTTACAAATGttaccctattcacctgtagtgtctcgccttaaaagAGTCTGGAGATTTCCTTGGTTCTTCTTTCTGTCATCAAATCCCAAACACAGACTCAACCAGCACTGAGTTTATCTGCTAACACTGCTAACAATGCTAAAAGTGATGCTAACTATGCCAACACTGCTAAAATGGTGTTCTGTGAGTGATTCAACTGGGTCCCTTCATCTCCATGAACACACTTTGAACTTTATCTGACTGTTGCTCTGTCATCTCCATTTTCTTCCTAAAGTCTGTTCTGAAATCAGAAGCATTTCAATGTGGAAATTGTTAACTTTTTATTAAATACTCCGAATATTAAATGGAAACAAGCTTTGTAGGAATCCACATAAAAACAAAGAGTCTGTTCTCTCAGGATAATCTGCTCTCgcatgacctctgacctttgaGCCTTGGCTAAaacacacatcatcatcatcatcatcatcatcatcatcatcatcatcatcatcatcatcatagatTCATTCTACAGATctgacactgatacagatatacagatatacaaagacacagagacactgatacagatatacagagacacagagacactgatacagatacacagagacactgatacagatatacagagacactgatacagatatacagagacactgatacagatatacagagacacagagacactgatacagatacacagagacactgatacagatatacagagacactgatacagatacacagagacactgatacagatacacagagacactgatacagatatacagagacactgatacagatatacagatatacagagacactgatacagatatagagacacagagacacagacactgatacagagacacagagacactgatacagatatacagatatacagagacactgatacagatatacagagacacagacactgatacagagacactgatacagatatacagagacactgatacagatatacagatatacagagacactgatacagatatacagatatacagagacactgatacagatatacagatatacagagacactgatacagagacacagagacactgatacagatatacagagacactgatacagatatacagagacactgatacagatatacagagacactgatacagatatacagagacactgatacagatatacagagacactgatacagatatacagagacactgatacagataaacagagacactgatacagatatacagagacactgatacagatatacagatatacagagacactgatacagatatagagacacagagacacagacactgatacagagacacagagacactgatacagatatacagagacactgatacagatatacagagacactgatacagatacacagagacactgatacagatatacagagacactgatacagatacacagagacactgatacagatatacagagacactgatacagatatacagatatacagagacactgatacagatatagagacacagagacacagacactgatacagagacacagagacactgatacagatatacagatatacagagacactgatacagatatacagagacacagacactgatacagagacactgatacagatatacagagacactgatacagatatacagatatacagagacactgatacagatatacagatatacagagacactgatacagatatacagatatacagagacactgatacagagacacagagacactgatacagatatacagagacactgatacagatatagagacactgatacactgatacagatatacagagacactgatacagatatacagagacactgatacagatatacagagacactgatacagatatacagagacactgatacagatatacagagacactgatacagataaacagagacactgatacagatatacagagacactgatacagatatacagatatacagagacactgatacagatatacagagacactgatacagatatacagatatacagatatacagagacactgatacagatatagagacacagagacacagacactgatacagagacacagagacactgatacagatatacagagacactgatacagatatacagagacactgatacagatacacagagacactgatacagatatacagagacactgatacagatacacagagacactgatacagatatacagagacactgatacagatatacagagacactgatacagatacacagagacactgatacagatatacagagacactgatagagatatacagatacactgatacagatatacagagacactgatacagatatacagagacactgttaCAGATATACatagacactgatacagatatacagagacactgatacagatatacagagacactgttaCAGATATACatagacactgatacagatacacagagaaactgatacagatatacagagacactgatacatatatacagagacactgatacagatatacagatatggagagacactgatacagatacagagacacataTCATCATCACAGATCTGTTTCAGAATAATTTTGACCATAATGGACAGAAACGGCCTGATTTGTTCTTGATTGTCCAACACAATCCTCCTTTGTGTCTCACAGCCTTATGGATCCTATAAACATCTTCCTTCATCACTATGAACACTCTCTGAACTTTACTctgactcaaacacacacacacagcgtcctGCTGACACAAACGCTCACTACAGCACCACATGTGGATTAATCCGCCTCTGCAAATAGTGCCCAAGAAAGTCTCTATTTCCTGTTTGTTGGATGATAAACTACAGAGCAGCTGATTTAGAAACCTGGGGCACATTCAGTCTCTAAACGGCGTGCagtgtgttgctatggttactgtgTTGAAGGACATGTCTCCTCTGAACGGTTAGGTTTGAGTTCTGTTTTCTCTAGTTTGGCGGGCGTGTCTCTGGTTTATTGTCCCAGCTGatagccaatcagcagagatgtgtctgtaaactcgtggtgataaaaagGCAGCGAGCTCACAGCAGGGTGTTCTACACCCCCCGTTACAGTTTAAATAATCGAGTTGCTACATtgttgtcggggctgaacgtggcccagaCAGCTGTTGGAGAAGTCAGGCAGGAAGTCAGGCAGGCAGTGTTGAAAGACGGACTAACAcattggttttggtcttttataAGATTTAATAAGAAAGGTAAGAAGACAGCATTGTTTCTATGTCCAGGAGGGGGAGGACACCTGCGTCTTGCTGTGGGCCAGAAGTCTGTCCGTGTCCATCCTTCGCAGCGGACGCTGGGAGGAACACGACCTCACGCTCTCCACCTTCGGGGAGGGCGTCAGCCCCAAACTGCACGGCTCCAGCTGCGACAAAACCAGAGCCAGGTACTTCATGCGTTTCATATACTATGATATACTTCAGGATTCACCAGCAGAGATTATTATTAGGCCCAAACCttagacccacacacacacacacacacaaacacacatggtgtgtgtatgtccttATAGGATTTATAGGACTGTGACTTATAAGACTGTGCAATTTATCAaaattttaatcgtgattacgaTTTCagctcctaatgatcacaaaaaacgaataatcgGGTAAAAAGATTATTTTAAGTATAATGCTTATTGTCTTCTGTTCTGAATGGGAAAATTAtttagggaaatttcacagttctaggtgttttcactgttgattgtTTAACTAAGtttaataattgcaacatctttccacaagtcaatgagtaattgtGTGAAATAATCTTGATTTCactattgaccaaaataatcgtgattgtGATTTATTTCCATATCGAGCAGCCCTGGTTCCTTAAGACAATAAATCAAACCAGTGATGCAATGTTTAATAAGGCTCATGACGTTATATAATAACCAGATGttatttcacatttattttgacaCCAAAACTTGAATCATAGTGGATTTTCAAAAGGTCTGAGTCTTGAATTGATCTTCAGTAATGCTTAAATACTCAGATTAGTTATTatttaacattattattattatgtttacattttaaaaatgttataacTAACTTATTGTATCCTGAAATAACTTCCAGAA
The genomic region above belongs to Sander lucioperca isolate FBNREF2018 chromosome 12, SLUC_FBN_1.2, whole genome shotgun sequence and contains:
- the atp6ap1a gene encoding ATPase H+ transporting accessory protein 1a: MTSLVGGLKMAVTGTLQLRRFSARLVLFLAGFGVLNPGNCDEQVPLILWTSEGVSLPAQSPPAAGHVVGPQQLAGYLQRALRAGPKNVVLFLQDKMSVEDFTLYGGAFGNKQDSVFPNLEDALMSSSSPLVLASVSWPASSAVIGQLQDQLETSPLYMDPETLSQLRLNASSPALLVFRLPYGGGSDLMSAKEILSGNDELIGQVLSTMKTQSVPYTAIYTALQPSREVVSLSMDSGLGGGRSLLQARGHRERERERERQRKMKEKAQIYAPVEFKEGEDTCVLLWARSLSVSILRSGRWEEHDLTLSTFGEGVSPKLHGSSCDKTRARLVLNYENVLGHRSFKLIFAMNQRLYKVSARRWFTLDAVELEYDGTKATFNGSRNVYAPAEYSYRCESVTSFRWPLLVPRSSKDPANQWRVSFKDFQIQGFNVSGSEFSYASDCAGFFSPGIWMGLMTSLLMVLVLTYGLHMIMQLRTMDRFDDPKGPAISVPQIE